The Benincasa hispida cultivar B227 chromosome 9, ASM972705v1, whole genome shotgun sequence genome has a segment encoding these proteins:
- the LOC120086676 gene encoding E3 ubiquitin-protein ligase RING1-like: MYSASAATVTATTAAERHTYWCHECDMSVTLVSPSSSSSSSSSSLLCPHCLTDFLEHMDFTIPTSSSSISDHPNSSSSPPDSDPSSFVVVDPIPITTDDNYLLNSPQFLRLFQQLADSSDSDFVPSVPFNPFTPIKASVMAIPTIKVTSALLEEDPVLICAICKDQFLLEVEAKQLPCSHLYHPDCILPWLSNHDSCPLCRFKLPSDDPSDHVRCRRATTALLRARDLIHQEDSYGLRTTLEHMARRHISIYSEGIQVDLSQSSTQFGVAEMGNGEQTDSVETVSSVATDDGIVIVNSNGDENGFVGMDGPINEDAGTVV, translated from the coding sequence ATGTACTCCGCCTCCGCCGCCACCGTTACCGCTACCACCGCCGCCGAACGCCACACCTACTGGTGCCACGAGTGTGATATGAGCGTCACTTTGGTatccccttcttcttcttcttcttcctcttcttcctctcttcttTGCCCTCACTGCCTCACTGACTTCCTGGAACACATGGATTTCACCATCCCCACTTCCTCTTCTTCAATTTCCGATCACCCCAACTCATCTTCTTCCCCTCCAGATTCCGATCCATCATCCTTCGTCGTCGTCGACCCTATTCCGATCACTACCGATGACAATTACCTCCTTAACAGCCCTCAATTCCTCCGTCTTTTTCAGCAGCTTGCAGATTCATCCGATTCTGATTTTGTCCCATCTGTACCCTTCAACCCATTTACTCCGATCAAGGCCTCTGTCATGGCGATTCCCACTATCAAAGTCACCTCCGCCTTGCTCGAGGAAGACCCAGTTCTAATTTGTGCTATTTGTAAGGATCAGTTCCTTCTCGAGGTTGAAGCCAAACAGCTCCCCTGTTCTCATCTTTATCATCCAGATTGTATTCTTCCTTGGCTTTCTAATCATGATTCTTGCCCGCTTTGCCGTTTTAAGCTTCCCTCTGATGACCCTTCTGATCATGTGAGATGCAGACGGGCTACTACGGCTTTGTTGAGGGCTAGGGATCTGATACATCAAGAAGATAGTTATGGGTTGAGGACTACTTTGGAACATATGGCTAGAAGGCATATTTCTATATATAGTGAGGGAATTCAAGTGGATTTGTCTCAATCATCTACTCAATTTGGGGTTGCTGAGATGGGGAATGGGGAGCAGACTGATAGTGTTGAGACTGTTTCTAGTGTGGCTACAGATGATGGGATTGTAATTGTCAATAGCAATGGTGATGAAAATGGATTTGTGGGAATGGATGGACCTATAAATGAGGATGCTGGCACTGTAGTTTAG